A single Triticum dicoccoides isolate Atlit2015 ecotype Zavitan chromosome 2A, WEW_v2.0, whole genome shotgun sequence DNA region contains:
- the LOC119356790 gene encoding vacuolar cation/proton exchanger 3 — protein sequence MMENHQIEMGAFKANGLDVPNGVLRSTMIPSWSLHTTVKRVLQSIRTVIFTSKLNLLMPFGPATIVLYYTTDWHGVIFLFSMLGITPLAERLGYATEQLAVYTGPTLGGLLNATFGNATEMIIAIYALKNGMIRVVQQSLLGSILSNMLLVVGCAFFAGGIIHRNKDQVFSKATAVVNSGLLLMAVMGLMFPAVLHFTKSEIQQGASELALSRFSSCIMLVAYASYLYFQLSARNSSYSQIGSEEVPNEDATEEDEEVEISMWEAIAWLAVLTIWISVLSEYLVNAIEGASDSLHLPVAFISVILLPIVGNAAEHASAIMFAMKDKLDITIGVAIGSSTQISMFVIPFCVVVGWMMGQKMDLNFQLFETATLFITVLVVAFMLQDGIANYLKGLMLVLCYLIVAASFFVHVDPQASDDD from the exons ATGATGGAGAATCATCAGATCGAGATGGGGGCTTTCAAGGCAAACGGCCTGGATGTGCCCAACGGGGTGCTGCGGTCGACCATGATCCCGTCCTGGAGCTTGCACACCACCGTGAAGAGAGTATTGCAGAGCATCAGGACCGTCATATTCACCTCCAAGCTCAACCTGCTCATGCCCTTTGGGCCTGCGACGATCGTTCTGTACTACACTACGGATTGGCAT GGAGTGATTTTTCTTTTCAGCATGCTAGGAATAACACCGTTAGCTGAGCGTCTGGGTTATGCAACTGA GCAGCTTGCGGTATACACTGGTCCAACAC TTGGAGGCCTTCTGAATGCCACGTTTGGGAATGCAACTGAGATGATAATAGCAATATATGCTTTGAAAAATGGGATGATCCGAGTAGTTCAGCAATCGCTATTGGGTTCTATATTATCAAATATGCTATTGGTGGTTGGTTGTGCTTTCTTTGCTGGTGGTATTATTCATCGCAACAAAGACCAAGTCTTCAGCAAG GCAACTGCTGTTGTTAACTCAGGTTTACTGTTGATGGCTGTTATGGGGCTGATGTTTCCTGCTGTCCTTCATTTCACAAAATCAGAAATACAGCAAGGAGCTTCTGAGCTTGCTCTTTCAAGATTCAGTAGTTGTATTATGCTCGTGGCATATGCAAGCTATCTTTATTTTCAACTAAGTGCACGGAATAGCAGTTACAGTCAAATTGGCAGT GAAGAAGTGCCTAATGAGGATGCCACCGAGGAAGATGAAGAGGTAGAGATTAGCATGTGGGAGGCTATTGCGTGGCTTGCAGTGTTAACGATATGGATTTCTGTCCTTTCTGAGTACCTGGTTAATGCCATTGAG GGAGCATCTGATTCATTGCACCTACCAGTGGCTTTTATCAGTGTTATTTTGCTTCCTATCGTGGGCAATGCAGCAGAACATGCTAGCGCAATAATGTTTGCGATGAAAGATAAGCTC GACATAACAATAGGTGTTGCAATTGGATCATCAACGCAGATATCAATGTTTGTG ATTCCATTTTGTGTTGTCGTTGGTTGGATGATGGGGCAAAAGATGGACTTGAATTTCCAACTATTTGAGACAGCAACTCTCTTCATAACAGTGCTTGTCGTGGCATTTATGCTACAG gatggcattgcaaactaTCTGAAAGGACTTATGCTGGTTCTGTGTTATCTAATAGTTGCTGCCAGTTTCTTTGTCCATGTCGATCCACAAGCCA GCGATGATGATTGA